The following are encoded together in the Cyanobacterium aponinum PCC 10605 genome:
- a CDS encoding Cof-type HAD-IIB family hydrolase has translation MTDIKLLILDIDGTISGKSNQVTEKVKNAIKEAQGKGVKVGLATGRMFCSALRFHQEINADLPIIAYNGAWMQRVDNQEILLHQPVNKNIAQELMRYFREKQIDNELEIHLYYDDQLYVENFSEKTDFYVTRSGINFNVVEKLETLLNNHPTKVLAQSPDADFIGNLLQDLQIRYSTDELYLTQSNPIYLEATQANVNKGSTVKYLVEKILGYNPQEVMAIGDNYNDYTMLDYVGLGIAMGDAPPEIRAIAAGVTQDVENDGVADAIASYIL, from the coding sequence GGCACGATTTCTGGAAAATCTAATCAGGTAACAGAAAAGGTAAAAAATGCCATTAAAGAAGCCCAAGGAAAAGGGGTAAAAGTTGGTTTAGCTACAGGGAGAATGTTTTGTTCTGCTTTAAGATTTCACCAAGAAATTAACGCTGACTTACCTATAATTGCTTATAATGGTGCTTGGATGCAAAGAGTTGATAATCAGGAAATACTTTTACATCAGCCTGTAAATAAAAACATTGCTCAGGAATTAATGCGATATTTTAGGGAAAAACAAATAGATAATGAATTGGAAATTCATCTTTATTATGATGATCAATTATATGTGGAAAATTTCTCAGAAAAAACAGATTTTTATGTTACTAGATCTGGAATTAATTTTAATGTAGTGGAAAAATTAGAAACTTTATTAAATAATCATCCCACAAAAGTTTTAGCACAAAGTCCTGATGCTGATTTTATCGGCAACCTTTTACAAGATTTACAAATTCGCTACTCCACAGATGAACTATATTTAACTCAATCTAATCCTATCTATTTAGAAGCAACTCAAGCGAATGTCAATAAAGGTTCAACAGTAAAATATCTTGTGGAAAAAATCTTAGGCTATAACCCTCAAGAAGTTATGGCAATTGGTGATAATTACAATGATTACACCATGTTGGATTATGTTGGCTTGGGTATTGCTATGGGGGATGCACCCCCAGAAATTAGGGCTATTGCGGCGGGGGTTACTCAAGATGTGGAAAATGATGGAGTTGCAGATGCGATCGCATCTTATATTTTATAG
- a CDS encoding rhomboid family intramembrane serine protease, with product MSDENLKALAKEIKIQFTILGVFVIIFWLIEIINLTFFGDRLDSLGIMPRSLIGLRGIILAPFLHGDIPHLIANTFPFVILGFLTMLRKTSDFFIVTFFSMIISGLGVWLFASPNSITVGASGVIFGFLGFLMFRGLFQKNIPSIAVSLIVIFLYGGMVWGVLPTDPRISWLAHLFGFFGGVLAAKFIADNQDN from the coding sequence ATGAGCGATGAGAATTTAAAAGCATTGGCAAAGGAGATAAAAATCCAATTTACTATCCTCGGCGTTTTTGTCATTATTTTCTGGTTAATTGAAATTATAAATCTGACTTTCTTCGGCGATCGCCTCGATTCTCTTGGAATTATGCCGAGGAGTTTAATCGGCTTAAGAGGTATCATTCTCGCCCCTTTTTTACATGGAGATATACCTCATTTAATCGCTAATACTTTCCCTTTTGTCATACTAGGATTCTTAACCATGTTACGAAAAACCAGTGACTTTTTCATCGTGACTTTTTTCTCGATGATCATTAGTGGGTTAGGAGTTTGGCTATTCGCTTCTCCTAACTCTATTACAGTGGGTGCTAGTGGGGTGATTTTCGGTTTTTTAGGATTTTTGATGTTTCGGGGCTTATTCCAAAAAAATATCCCTTCTATCGCCGTTTCCTTGATTGTTATTTTTTTATATGGTGGAATGGTATGGGGCGTATTACCAACCGACCCTCGTATTTCATGGTTAGCTCATCTATTTGGTTTTTTTGGAGGAGTTTTAGCGGCGAAATTTATTGCTGATAATCAAGATAATTAA